The Sphingobium sp. BYY-5 genome includes a window with the following:
- a CDS encoding glutathione S-transferase family protein, with translation MTGILYHGQPNGPSFTVLAAAFEKGVDLDRRPIDLVAGERHSSALPHGHEVDQSIEGEGPVLLVGEVAMTDSIFLACYLDETGSGPAIRPADPYARWQMMAWCRYVIERVAPAAACLGNAAAPPAAVPAGIASADLAARWKDAVERHADETKLADSRTKIIQAVEKVEAQLADGRDWLIGDFSIADLESFAWLAGMRRIVPEAFTASPRTDAWDARLRARPAVAQALGLATVPEPEAVWAPGPEINRWG, from the coding sequence ATGACCGGCATTCTCTATCATGGCCAACCCAACGGCCCCAGCTTCACCGTTCTCGCCGCCGCCTTCGAGAAGGGCGTCGATCTCGACCGCCGCCCGATCGATCTGGTCGCGGGCGAGCGACATTCCTCCGCCCTGCCCCACGGGCATGAGGTGGACCAGTCGATCGAAGGCGAAGGCCCGGTGCTGTTGGTTGGTGAGGTGGCGATGACCGACAGCATCTTCCTTGCCTGCTATCTGGATGAAACCGGTTCCGGCCCTGCGATCCGCCCGGCCGATCCCTATGCCCGCTGGCAAATGATGGCCTGGTGCCGCTATGTCATCGAGCGCGTCGCTCCGGCCGCTGCCTGCCTGGGCAATGCCGCCGCGCCGCCTGCTGCCGTGCCCGCTGGCATCGCCAGCGCGGATCTTGCGGCTCGCTGGAAGGATGCGGTTGAGCGCCATGCGGACGAAACCAAGCTGGCTGACAGCCGCACGAAGATCATCCAGGCGGTCGAGAAGGTCGAGGCGCAACTGGCCGATGGCCGCGACTGGTTGATCGGCGATTTCTCCATCGCCGATCTGGAGAGCTTCGCCTGGCTTGCAGGGATGCGCCGGATCGTCCCCGAAGCCTTCACCGCTTCGCCCCGTACCGATGCATGGGACGCGCGCCTACGCGCGCGACCTGCCGTGGCGCAGGCACTGGGCCTTGCCACCGTCCCGGAACCCGAAGCAGTCTGGGCGCCCGGCCCGGAGATTAATCGCTGGGGCTGA
- a CDS encoding carotenoid oxygenase family protein encodes MAHFPDTPAFTGFNTPSRIEADIIDLDVKGAVPSELDGAFYRVQPDPQFPPLLGDDIAFNGDGMISMFRIKDGKVDLRQRWAKTDKWKLEQEAGRALFGAYRNPLTDEESVKGKIRGTANTTAFIHGGRLYALKEDSPALVMDPATLETDGYTRFEGKMTGQTFTAHPKIDPATGDMIAFGYAAKGVLTRDMTYYEVAPDGTLTRELWFELPYYAMMHDFAITPDYALFHVVPSTSNWERLEQGLPHFGFDTTLPVYLGVLPRRADATGADVRWFKRDNCFASHVMNAFQEGTKIHFDTPEAKNNMFPFFPDIHGKPFNPLEAASFLTRWTVDMASNGEAFTDVQRLTNMMGEFPRIDDRYTGLPYRYGWMLVIDPTKPVELKGGSPAGMLMNTLGLIDHQTGEEQKWWCGPLSSLQEPCFIPRSPDAAEGDGWIVQICNRLEEHRSDLLLFNALEIAKGPIAEIRVPIRLRFGLHGNWATAAQIGLAA; translated from the coding sequence GTGGCGCATTTCCCGGATACGCCTGCCTTCACCGGCTTCAACACGCCCTCGCGGATCGAGGCCGACATTATCGACCTGGACGTGAAGGGGGCGGTGCCGTCCGAACTGGATGGCGCCTTCTACCGGGTACAGCCCGACCCGCAATTTCCACCGCTGTTGGGGGACGACATCGCTTTCAATGGCGACGGCATGATCTCCATGTTCCGTATCAAGGATGGAAAGGTCGACCTGCGCCAGCGCTGGGCAAAGACCGACAAATGGAAGCTGGAGCAGGAAGCGGGCCGGGCGTTGTTCGGCGCCTATCGCAACCCCCTGACAGACGAGGAGTCCGTCAAGGGCAAGATACGCGGCACGGCCAACACGACGGCGTTCATCCATGGCGGCCGGCTCTATGCGTTGAAGGAGGACAGTCCGGCCCTGGTCATGGACCCGGCGACGCTGGAGACGGACGGCTATACGCGATTCGAAGGGAAGATGACCGGGCAAACCTTCACCGCTCACCCCAAGATCGACCCGGCGACAGGCGACATGATCGCCTTCGGCTATGCGGCCAAGGGGGTGCTGACGCGAGACATGACCTATTATGAGGTCGCGCCCGACGGAACGCTGACGCGGGAGCTGTGGTTCGAACTGCCCTATTATGCCATGATGCATGATTTCGCGATCACGCCCGACTATGCGCTATTCCATGTCGTGCCGAGCACGTCCAACTGGGAGAGGTTGGAACAGGGACTGCCGCATTTCGGGTTCGATACGACATTGCCCGTCTATCTGGGCGTGCTGCCGCGCCGGGCCGACGCGACCGGCGCGGACGTCCGTTGGTTCAAGCGCGACAATTGCTTCGCCAGCCATGTCATGAACGCCTTTCAGGAAGGCACGAAGATCCACTTCGATACGCCCGAGGCGAAGAATAATATGTTCCCCTTCTTCCCCGACATTCACGGGAAGCCATTCAATCCACTGGAGGCGGCGAGCTTCCTCACCCGCTGGACGGTGGACATGGCGTCCAATGGCGAGGCGTTTACGGACGTGCAGCGCCTGACCAATATGATGGGCGAATTTCCGCGCATCGACGATCGGTATACCGGCCTGCCTTATCGCTATGGCTGGATGCTGGTGATCGACCCGACCAAGCCGGTCGAACTCAAGGGCGGCAGTCCGGCGGGCATGTTGATGAATACGCTGGGCCTGATCGATCACCAGACCGGCGAGGAACAGAAATGGTGGTGCGGGCCGCTGTCGTCGCTACAGGAACCCTGTTTCATCCCGCGCAGCCCGGATGCTGCCGAAGGAGACGGCTGGATCGTCCAGATCTGCAATCGGCTGGAGGAGCATCGCAGTGATCTGCTGTTGTTCAACGCGCTGGAGATCGCCAAAGGACCGATCGCCGAAATCCGCGTGCCCATCCGCCTGCGCTTCGGGCTGCACGGCAATTGGGCGACGGCGGCGCAGATCGGACTGGCGGCCTGA
- a CDS encoding glutathione S-transferase family protein, with protein sequence MTDVTLYHWEPNANSGKPMLALFEKGVAFDSHYLDLLNFDQHRPDYLAVNPLGTIPAMTHGDKVLTESTAIMEYVDEAFDGPRLMPADPVDQWRVRWWMKFLDQWLAPSFSMIGWSVFVGPSVRQKDPAELEAAIDRIPMPERRTAWRKAIYGAFSAEEMTESQRRVALGIGYLEEALGKRAWLASDSYSLADINGFNLAYAMPLSQPQLCNDSLTPNIMRWLRAIYARPATRACWALGRTDLARRITLLESEPA encoded by the coding sequence ATGACCGACGTCACACTCTATCATTGGGAACCCAACGCCAATTCGGGCAAGCCGATGCTGGCGCTGTTTGAAAAGGGTGTCGCGTTCGACAGCCATTATCTCGACCTGCTGAATTTCGACCAGCACAGGCCCGACTATCTGGCGGTCAATCCGCTCGGCACCATTCCCGCCATGACCCATGGCGACAAGGTGCTGACCGAATCCACCGCGATCATGGAATATGTGGACGAAGCGTTCGATGGCCCGCGCCTGATGCCCGCTGATCCGGTCGATCAATGGCGTGTGCGCTGGTGGATGAAGTTCCTCGACCAATGGCTGGCCCCCAGCTTCTCCATGATCGGCTGGAGCGTTTTCGTCGGCCCCTCCGTCCGGCAGAAAGACCCTGCCGAACTGGAAGCCGCGATCGATCGCATTCCCATGCCCGAACGCCGAACTGCCTGGCGCAAGGCGATCTATGGCGCTTTCTCGGCGGAGGAAATGACGGAATCGCAGAGGCGGGTCGCACTCGGCATCGGTTATCTGGAGGAAGCGTTGGGAAAGCGCGCCTGGCTGGCGTCGGACAGTTATAGCCTGGCCGATATCAACGGCTTCAACCTTGCCTACGCCATGCCGCTGTCCCAGCCGCAACTCTGCAATGACAGCCTGACCCCCAATATCATGCGCTGGCTGCGCGCCATCTATGCACGGCCCGCGACCCGCGCCTGCTGGGCGCTGGGCCGTACCGACCTTGCCCGCCGCATCACCCTGCTCGAAAGCGAACCCGCATGA
- a CDS encoding TonB-dependent receptor: protein MQHDLRAMMARALLASASIVAITTPASALAQAQPADTAPQAADQEALPANAVADIVVTAQFRAQRLQDTPISITAVGAAELEAKSQTNLAQMADAAPNVSLKPQGASFGPSITASIRGVGQNDFNPAYEPGVGIYIDDVYYPQLTGAVFELLDLDRVEILRGPQGTLAGRNAEGGAIKLYSKRPSGDGGGFVEVNYGIRNRIGIRAAADFGITDTLAVRISGVAKQQDGFVDRVDYGCANPGSGIPSTQPPGDCVISKLGGVGYQAIRGILFWEPSDKLDVTVIGDYTRDEHTIAGEVLLATSPVNSPNTNPAPGIPYDNRFICGRYCNYIGTGQPAGTWTPPIPVDPYGAAGTPLAATQGTDRSLYKGWGVSGQINYSLSDAFKLTSITGYRSFNTQFDSDDDISPANIGFGRNYLENWSFSEEVRLNAELGDNLNGTVGGYYFKQKSTYDSLQDIRYVPVYPLQFRQPDPTKAEAKAAFAHLSWKPIDRLTLSGGVRYTSETKDQTYYRLNFDGTVNHFLDPVGAAYGIGYSGADTLDYNGNGNTSEIVTALSGLTAHYSAKRWDYRVAADYRLTDSLMVYGSVSTGFKGGGSNPRPFTTQQVIAFRPEKLTAYEVGFKSDFFNRRVRLNAAAFINDYVDIQIPVLTCPTAPCAARLNAGDARVKGFEAELSAYPIDGLAIDASISYLDFKYKASSLSPAASYPTNPGGVSADDPPVSPPWKFSLGAQYKIDLDKAGSLTPRFDVTYEDKKFGGASVIGGTRVLNFVPAYTLANARLTWANADQDLDVSLEVTNLFDKYYFLSVFDLRGAGAGVRKGRPGNPREWAVTVKKKF from the coding sequence ATGCAACACGATCTTCGTGCGATGATGGCGCGCGCCCTGTTGGCGTCCGCTTCGATAGTAGCGATCACCACCCCGGCAAGTGCGCTCGCGCAGGCCCAGCCAGCGGATACCGCGCCGCAGGCAGCCGATCAGGAAGCGCTGCCCGCCAACGCTGTGGCCGACATCGTCGTCACCGCCCAGTTCCGCGCCCAGCGGCTGCAGGACACGCCGATTTCCATCACCGCCGTCGGTGCGGCCGAACTGGAAGCCAAGAGCCAGACCAATCTGGCGCAAATGGCCGACGCCGCGCCCAACGTCTCATTAAAGCCGCAAGGCGCATCCTTCGGTCCGTCCATCACCGCCTCCATCCGTGGCGTCGGTCAGAACGATTTCAACCCCGCCTATGAGCCGGGCGTAGGCATCTACATCGATGACGTCTATTATCCGCAGCTTACGGGCGCCGTGTTCGAACTGCTCGACCTCGACCGCGTGGAAATATTGCGCGGGCCGCAGGGTACGCTTGCCGGCCGCAATGCAGAGGGCGGCGCGATCAAGCTCTATTCCAAACGTCCCTCCGGGGACGGCGGCGGCTTTGTCGAGGTGAATTACGGTATCCGCAACCGCATCGGCATCCGCGCCGCCGCCGATTTCGGCATCACCGATACACTGGCGGTCCGCATATCCGGCGTCGCCAAGCAGCAGGACGGCTTCGTCGACCGGGTCGACTATGGCTGCGCCAATCCGGGAAGCGGCATTCCCTCGACCCAGCCGCCCGGTGATTGCGTCATCAGCAAGCTGGGCGGCGTCGGCTATCAGGCGATCCGTGGCATCCTCTTCTGGGAACCCAGCGACAAGCTCGATGTCACCGTCATCGGCGACTATACGCGCGATGAACATACCATCGCGGGGGAAGTGCTGCTCGCCACCAGCCCGGTCAATTCGCCCAATACCAATCCGGCGCCCGGCATTCCCTATGACAACCGCTTCATCTGCGGCCGCTATTGCAACTATATCGGGACTGGGCAGCCGGCAGGCACCTGGACCCCGCCCATCCCGGTCGACCCTTATGGCGCCGCCGGTACGCCGCTCGCCGCAACGCAGGGAACCGATCGCAGCCTCTACAAGGGTTGGGGCGTTTCGGGACAGATCAACTACAGCCTGTCCGACGCCTTCAAGCTGACGTCGATCACCGGCTATCGCAGCTTCAATACCCAGTTCGATTCCGACGACGACATCTCACCCGCCAATATCGGTTTCGGCCGCAACTATCTGGAAAACTGGAGCTTCAGTGAAGAAGTTCGGTTGAACGCGGAGTTGGGGGATAATCTGAACGGCACGGTCGGCGGTTATTATTTCAAGCAGAAATCGACCTATGACTCGTTGCAGGACATTCGCTACGTCCCGGTCTATCCGCTCCAGTTCCGCCAGCCCGACCCGACCAAGGCCGAAGCCAAGGCCGCGTTCGCCCATCTGTCCTGGAAGCCGATCGACCGGCTGACCCTAAGCGGCGGCGTACGCTATACCAGCGAGACCAAGGATCAGACCTATTATCGCCTGAACTTTGATGGCACGGTCAATCACTTCCTCGATCCGGTGGGCGCCGCTTATGGTATCGGCTATTCGGGTGCGGACACGCTGGACTATAATGGCAACGGCAACACGTCCGAGATCGTCACGGCGCTTTCAGGCCTCACCGCCCATTACAGCGCCAAGCGCTGGGATTATCGCGTCGCGGCCGACTACCGCCTGACCGACAGCCTGATGGTCTACGGCTCGGTATCGACCGGCTTCAAGGGTGGTGGCTCCAACCCGCGTCCCTTCACCACGCAGCAGGTCATCGCCTTCCGCCCGGAAAAGCTGACTGCCTATGAAGTCGGCTTCAAGAGCGACTTCTTCAACCGCCGCGTCCGCCTCAATGCCGCGGCTTTCATCAACGACTATGTCGATATCCAGATCCCGGTGCTGACCTGCCCCACCGCGCCCTGCGCCGCGCGGCTCAATGCGGGCGATGCACGGGTCAAGGGGTTCGAAGCGGAACTGTCCGCCTATCCGATCGACGGCCTCGCGATCGATGCCTCGATCAGCTATCTCGACTTCAAATATAAGGCGAGCAGCCTCAGCCCGGCGGCCTCCTACCCGACCAATCCGGGCGGCGTGTCGGCCGATGATCCGCCCGTGTCGCCGCCCTGGAAGTTCAGCCTGGGCGCGCAGTACAAGATCGACCTCGACAAGGCCGGCAGCCTGACGCCCCGCTTCGACGTCACCTATGAGGACAAGAAGTTCGGCGGCGCATCGGTCATCGGCGGCACCCGCGTACTGAACTTCGTACCGGCCTACACGCTCGCCAATGCGCGGCTGACCTGGGCCAATGCGGATCAGGACCTCGACGTCTCGCTCGAAGTCACCAACCTGTTCGACAAATATTATTTCCTCTCCGTCTTCGACCTGCGCGGCGCGGGTGCGGGCGTCCGCAAGGGCCGCCCCGGCAATCCGCGCGAATGGGCGGTGACGGTGAAGAAGAAATTCTGA
- a CDS encoding amidohydrolase family protein has translation MTHILKTGGDRGYLRIATEEAFATREQIDAYLRMLRDGTADKGMVSLWGFYGQSPSERATQIIDRLLDLGDQRLADMDATGIDVAILSLTSPGVQPLLDVGEAKAMVSRANDHLAARCAAHPTRFVGMTSIAPQDPEWSAAEIRRGARDLNFRGVMVNSHTQGEYLDDAKFDPIFRALADTGQPLYIHPSTPPDSMIGPMLEAGLDGAIFGFGVETGMHLLRLITIGIFDRYPDLQIVVGHMGEALPYWLYRLDYMHQAGVRSRRYARMKPLQKSIHDYMRSNICVTTSGMAWEPAIRFAQQVLGEDRVMYAMDYPYQYVPDEVRTHDLLDISDEAKRKLMQTNAQRVFRL, from the coding sequence ATGACGCATATATTGAAGACCGGCGGCGACCGTGGCTATCTGCGCATCGCGACCGAGGAAGCCTTTGCCACGCGCGAGCAGATCGACGCTTATCTGCGAATGCTGCGCGACGGCACGGCGGATAAGGGCATGGTGTCGCTCTGGGGCTTCTACGGCCAATCCCCGTCGGAACGGGCGACGCAGATTATCGACCGGTTGCTGGACCTGGGCGATCAACGCCTGGCCGATATGGATGCGACGGGGATCGACGTGGCGATCCTGTCGCTTACCTCACCCGGCGTACAACCGCTGCTGGATGTCGGGGAAGCCAAGGCGATGGTCAGCCGCGCCAACGATCATCTGGCCGCTCGCTGCGCCGCTCATCCGACGCGCTTCGTCGGCATGACCTCGATCGCGCCACAGGACCCGGAATGGTCCGCCGCGGAAATCCGGCGCGGCGCCCGCGATCTGAACTTCAGGGGCGTGATGGTGAACAGCCATACCCAGGGCGAATATCTGGACGATGCGAAGTTCGACCCGATCTTCCGGGCGCTCGCCGATACCGGCCAACCGCTCTATATCCACCCGTCGACACCACCGGACAGCATGATCGGGCCGATGCTGGAGGCGGGGCTGGATGGCGCCATCTTCGGCTTCGGGGTGGAAACGGGGATGCATCTGCTGCGGCTCATCACCATCGGCATTTTCGACCGTTATCCCGATTTGCAGATTGTGGTCGGCCATATGGGCGAAGCGCTGCCCTATTGGCTCTATCGCCTCGACTATATGCACCAGGCCGGCGTGCGGTCGCGGCGCTATGCCCGGATGAAGCCGCTCCAGAAGAGCATTCACGATTATATGCGATCGAATATCTGCGTCACCACCAGTGGCATGGCCTGGGAACCGGCGATCCGTTTCGCGCAACAGGTGCTGGGAGAGGATCGGGTGATGTACGCGATGGACTATCCTTATCAATATGTGCCGGACGAGGTGCGGACCCATGACCTGCTGGACATTTCGGACGAGGCGAAGCGCAAATTGATGCAGACCAATGCCCAGCGTGTGTTTCGGCTGTGA
- a CDS encoding MFS transporter, with protein sequence MSNSAPSRATAYYALALIAGTNLVSLLDRNILAILAPAIKADLKIGDAEMGLLYGTVFALFYALFSLPLGRLADGWIRTRLLAITITFWSLATGFAAFATGFFTLMLSRLCVGIGEAASQPAGTSLAYDYFPREKRGMVMAVMAAAIAIGLGGSLIIGGVAAQWWDARYVSGNAPLGLKGWQFAFAVAALPGFLIAFLMSRLREPQRGAIDGIVTPPDPHPFRASLAVLGAVTPGIHWLSLAQARASGRDWARNIGLLALIVLAVLLAIHWAEVFSPRPPLMLGGLAVSPHVVQWSVIGFGAFVVANLLQNLKQRDAVAFAVITRNPSLLLCIAAGALQSVINYGVMGFTPSFLMKNYGLSPADTGMQFGLLSAALGVVGPLIAGPLSDRIGAHRLSRRVWVALFAMGLSPLLALWVYRASDPGAFYLRFTLYSLVLTMWMPPLYAVLFEQVLPRMRGLTVSLYIVVSTIFGLGIGPYAVGMISDARGGDLATAILSINWVAPPLVLLLLILLVRVERDHAGLLPRARAAGEKV encoded by the coding sequence GTGAGCAATTCCGCCCCCTCGCGCGCCACCGCTTATTATGCGCTGGCGCTGATCGCCGGGACCAATCTGGTCAGCCTGCTCGACCGCAACATCCTCGCGATCCTGGCGCCGGCGATCAAGGCGGACCTGAAGATCGGCGATGCGGAGATGGGGCTGCTCTACGGCACTGTATTCGCGCTGTTCTACGCGCTCTTTTCGTTACCGCTGGGACGGTTGGCGGATGGATGGATACGCACCAGGCTGCTCGCCATCACAATCACTTTCTGGTCGCTCGCCACCGGCTTCGCGGCGTTCGCGACCGGCTTCTTCACGTTGATGCTCTCACGCCTGTGCGTGGGCATTGGCGAGGCGGCTTCCCAGCCCGCCGGAACCAGCCTGGCCTATGATTATTTCCCGCGCGAGAAACGTGGCATGGTCATGGCGGTCATGGCTGCCGCGATCGCCATCGGCCTTGGTGGGTCGCTCATCATCGGCGGGGTGGCTGCGCAATGGTGGGACGCACGCTATGTGAGCGGCAACGCGCCGCTGGGCCTAAAGGGCTGGCAATTCGCCTTTGCCGTCGCGGCCCTACCCGGCTTCCTCATCGCCTTCCTCATGTCTCGCCTGCGGGAGCCACAGCGCGGCGCGATCGATGGGATCGTGACGCCGCCCGATCCACATCCTTTCCGCGCGAGCCTGGCCGTGCTGGGCGCGGTGACACCGGGCATCCATTGGCTGAGCCTGGCGCAGGCCCGCGCCAGCGGACGCGACTGGGCGCGCAATATCGGCTTGCTGGCGCTGATCGTCCTCGCGGTCCTGCTGGCGATCCACTGGGCGGAGGTTTTTTCCCCTCGCCCGCCGCTCATGCTGGGCGGCCTCGCGGTCAGCCCGCATGTCGTGCAATGGAGCGTTATCGGCTTCGGCGCCTTCGTCGTCGCCAACCTGCTGCAAAATCTGAAGCAGCGTGATGCCGTCGCCTTTGCAGTCATCACCCGCAATCCTTCGCTGCTGCTCTGCATCGCGGCGGGGGCATTGCAGAGCGTCATCAACTATGGCGTCATGGGCTTCACCCCATCCTTTCTCATGAAGAATTATGGCCTCTCACCTGCCGATACGGGAATGCAGTTCGGGTTGCTTTCGGCCGCGCTGGGCGTGGTCGGGCCGCTGATCGCCGGGCCGCTGTCCGACCGGATCGGGGCGCATCGGCTGTCGCGCCGTGTTTGGGTGGCGCTCTTTGCCATGGGTCTGTCGCCACTGCTGGCGCTATGGGTCTATCGCGCGTCCGATCCGGGCGCCTTCTACCTGCGCTTCACGCTTTACAGCCTGGTGCTGACCATGTGGATGCCGCCGCTCTATGCCGTGCTGTTCGAACAGGTGTTGCCACGAATGCGGGGGCTGACGGTCAGCCTCTATATCGTCGTGTCGACCATCTTTGGTCTCGGCATCGGTCCCTATGCGGTGGGGATGATAAGCGACGCGCGCGGCGGCGATCTGGCTACGGCAATCCTGTCGATCAACTGGGTTGCGCCGCCACTGGTGCTGTTGCTGCTGATCCTGCTGGTCCGGGTCGAGCGTGACCATGCCGGCCTGCTCCCCCGCGCACGGGCGGCGGGGGAGAAAGTCTGA
- a CDS encoding NAD-dependent succinate-semialdehyde dehydrogenase encodes MTYPDLYLMIDGQRLSGGGRRTHRVVNPATGSVLAELPLADTADLDAALAAAARGFRRWRDSTPQERAAVLQGAARLMVERQEELARIATLEQGKTLAEARIEVMMNVGLFNFYAGEVFRLYGRTLVRPTGHRSTVTKEPVGPVAAFAPWNFPIGNPGRKLGAPIAAGCSVILKAAEETPASALAVLQCLLDAGLPGDVAQAVFGVPDEVSRHLLGSPIIRKMSFTGSTIVGKHLAKLAAEDCKRTTMELGGHGPVLIFADADLDKALDTVVAGKYRNAGQVCVSPTRFIVETAAYDHFLKGFIERAERIAIGDGLDVASVMGPMANARRLDAMDRLIGDAVAKGARLETGGARIGNAGFFFAPTILSNVPLDATIMNEEPFGPVALINAYSDKDAMVAEANRLPYGLAAYAWTADAARQRRIARELEAGMVGINTAMIGGADAPFGGVKWSGHGAEDGPEGVEACLVTKAVHEG; translated from the coding sequence ATGACATATCCTGATCTTTACCTGATGATCGACGGCCAGCGCCTGTCGGGTGGCGGACGACGCACGCATCGCGTCGTCAACCCCGCCACCGGCAGCGTGCTGGCCGAGCTGCCGCTGGCCGATACGGCGGACCTGGACGCCGCGCTCGCGGCGGCGGCACGCGGATTTCGTCGCTGGCGCGATTCCACCCCGCAGGAACGCGCAGCCGTGCTGCAGGGCGCGGCGCGGCTGATGGTCGAGCGGCAGGAGGAACTGGCCCGCATCGCTACGCTGGAACAGGGCAAGACCCTGGCCGAAGCGCGCATCGAAGTGATGATGAATGTCGGCCTGTTCAACTTCTATGCCGGCGAAGTCTTCCGCCTCTACGGCCGCACGCTTGTCCGCCCGACGGGGCATCGGTCCACCGTGACCAAAGAGCCGGTCGGCCCGGTCGCCGCCTTCGCCCCGTGGAATTTCCCGATTGGCAATCCGGGACGCAAGCTGGGTGCGCCCATCGCTGCGGGCTGTTCGGTGATATTGAAGGCGGCGGAGGAAACCCCGGCTTCCGCGCTGGCCGTGTTGCAATGCCTGCTGGACGCGGGACTGCCGGGTGATGTGGCGCAGGCCGTATTCGGTGTGCCGGACGAGGTGTCGCGTCACCTGCTCGGATCGCCCATCATTCGCAAGATGAGCTTCACCGGCTCCACCATAGTCGGCAAGCATCTCGCCAAGCTGGCGGCGGAGGATTGCAAACGCACGACCATGGAACTGGGCGGCCATGGCCCGGTGCTGATCTTCGCCGACGCCGATCTCGACAAGGCGCTCGATACGGTGGTTGCGGGCAAATATCGCAATGCCGGGCAAGTCTGCGTATCGCCAACCCGTTTCATCGTTGAAACAGCAGCTTACGATCATTTCCTCAAGGGATTTATTGAGCGCGCGGAGCGGATCGCCATTGGCGATGGTCTTGATGTCGCCAGCGTCATGGGGCCGATGGCCAATGCTCGGCGGCTCGATGCGATGGACCGGCTGATCGGCGATGCGGTGGCAAAGGGCGCCAGGCTGGAAACCGGCGGCGCGCGGATCGGCAATGCAGGCTTCTTCTTTGCGCCCACCATTTTATCGAACGTCCCGTTGGACGCCACGATCATGAATGAGGAGCCATTTGGCCCGGTCGCGCTCATCAATGCCTATTCCGATAAGGATGCGATGGTCGCCGAAGCCAATCGCCTGCCCTATGGCCTGGCTGCCTATGCCTGGACCGCCGATGCCGCGCGGCAGCGCCGGATTGCGCGCGAACTGGAAGCCGGCATGGTCGGCATCAACACGGCGATGATCGGCGGCGCGGACGCGCCCTTTGGCGGGGTCAAATGGTCGGGCCATGGCGCGGAGGACGGGCCGGAAGGCGTCGAAGCCTGCCTCGTCACCAAGGCCGTGCACGAAGGATAA
- a CDS encoding MarR family transcriptional regulator: protein MNTMDDMEPLGLFPDPRLSGIDGLVGFHIRLASAAVYQHFTETFSDLGLTQKQVAVLWLIEDQPGIAQADIGRRLKMDRASVMAIVNRMQDRGFLKRGASVQDRRRQTLSLTESGHASLEQARTCIADHEKWLKARFTPAETAMLVELLRRVYV from the coding sequence ATGAATACCATGGACGATATGGAGCCGCTTGGCCTCTTCCCCGATCCTCGTCTCAGCGGCATCGACGGTCTGGTCGGGTTCCACATCCGGCTGGCGAGCGCGGCGGTCTACCAGCATTTCACCGAAACGTTCAGCGACCTTGGCCTGACACAGAAGCAGGTGGCTGTGCTCTGGCTGATCGAGGACCAGCCTGGCATCGCCCAGGCCGATATCGGCCGCCGATTGAAGATGGACCGCGCCAGCGTTATGGCGATCGTCAACCGGATGCAGGACCGGGGCTTCCTGAAACGCGGCGCTTCCGTCCAGGATCGCCGCCGCCAGACGCTCAGTCTGACCGAGTCGGGTCATGCCTCGCTCGAACAGGCGCGCACCTGTATCGCGGATCATGAGAAATGGCTGAAGGCGCGCTTCACCCCTGCCGAGACCGCGATGCTGGTCGAACTGCTGCGCCGCGTCTACGTTTGA